The following is a genomic window from Miscanthus floridulus cultivar M001 chromosome 14, ASM1932011v1, whole genome shotgun sequence.
gagggatgggcccacgagcgaCCAGGACTCAGGCACACAAGCCTCAAGGGAGCCTCGATGCGCAATCAAGTCCCAACCGGGCAAACCTTGGGTGAATCCCCGTGAACGGGATACCAAGATTTCCTTCAAACTATCCAGATTAACAAAAAACccaatctcacagccatacccgcgaagggtccaaaattacccTCCGGGCGAttatatccgaatcacccgggggctaacCCCGGgcgattctgctcgaatcacccggaggctcgagggctacacccgtcgggtgcgcttgcgcgcaccttctggcgaatcgaaatactccccgggcgattcgggctaCGCCcttcgggtgcgctcgcgcgcaccctctggcgaatcgaaataccccccgggggattctacccgaatcacccgaggactcgggggctactgttggagacctaataccggggtacccaatgaggtggaattaataaccatcgaacgttgacacttccggtcagacaaaaacgctactacacttcttgcccgaacaacggaagattggttccgcctcacccgaccaccGAGGGCTAAGACTCTGCTTTGCTCaacgtctgagggttggctccgcctcgcccgatggctgagggctggcttcgcctcactCGAacgcctgagggctggctccgcctcgcccgacgtctgggggctggctccgcctcgcccgacgcctgagggcttgctccgcctcgcccaacggctgaggacaggcttcgtctcgcccgatggcTACACCCTGTTCCTTCATAAATACGAGCACAGGGTATGACAAGACATTTGAGTCAACCGTGGtaccgagggccatgccctgcatgcctgcGGGAAGGTACTGGCAGGATACAACAGGACGGGCGCTTTAGGCCCTTTCCGAcctgacagagcccgaacagtgttgtaggcgccgactttggtcccacagtgttgtaggcgccgccatcagccctcggatgcGGATACTAACatgagcatacgacaaccactacgatccaagACAGAGCTCACATCATCCATAgtgacggacgtatggtcacttccccatctACTCCTCGAAGGGTCACAGCTTGGCTCTCTGGCGCGCCGCACCGTCCGCCgatgtaggatgggacgcacccacttgctaaaggAGGCTAGGGCAGgaccctataaggatcagcgaacatgccatctctgacacggtctgccatgttagcagagCAGACacaggggaaaaggaagacccggctccctcgaaggaccttctctacctttggttttttcctctttctcctgtttgtaacccctgctccccccttggtctataaaagggagggcagggcaccccactaaggggaccgatcGTTTtgacacacagccaagcagcaaccgagctcttggcgtcctttcgacctttccatcagagacttgggacatgtccctctctcgaccgtttgtaccccctactacaaacctttttcggtactaataacatgagcagcagcaaactgaacgtagggacattctacccaaaccagtataaaccttgtgtcctttagtacaccatccgagcctaacgcgcaacaattataaatttactagtcggtgcttgttcgaaacaccgacacattgtAACCAAGATTTCCATaaaggaaggcaagtgtagctgTTCCCTGAAGGATGAAAGGGTGGCAAAGGGATCACTGTGGAGATGAGGTGCAAGCCCTAGAGTGTTTCAGTAGGCTGTGGCAAAAGGACACATCAAGAAGAGATGTACCTGACTTTCTTCAGTTGCTGAATTACAAAGTACATAGTTGTAACCATCAAGAGCCATATACTTTCGCTTTAGGAGCTCTCTTTAAGGTTGCTCTTATGTGTCCAGTGATAGTTGGATCCTATTGCCACATGTCCATCTAAAATCAGGTTGAATTCGATGGCAGCTTAAAAATGTTTCGTCACATTTGTTCAAGAGCTATAGTTATCTGGATTTTTAAGTTTAATGGCCACAAGTATAATTCTCACTATAGTCCAACAACTATAGTTATCTGGTGTTTAGTTGTTTTTTCTTGCCTTTTCTATAGTCGTTTTTTCCAGTACCGTGTTTCTTTGGTTGCTTTCAGTGATCTCCCAGGTTCTGCAGTTATTCTTTTTTCTGCTAGTTGTCTGGTTAGACATAGTGGCAGGTTTTCGCAAGCAGAACCGGAGGGACGAGTCCTATAATTTTTGAAACTTTTTGTTTTTCCTGATCTAATATATACACCGACAAATCTCTTGTCactctttctaaaaaaaataccaTTTTTCCCTTTCCATGAGATATCTATTTaattatatgtgaaacatatagaTGAGTCCTTCCATATCACAATATCTTTTACGGATTTTTTAAATGAAGAATTACTTATACGCTACTCCGTCCGCCCTGCAATATAATGCATTCTAAAAAGTTTAAGACAACTTAAAGGAACACTCAAATGACACAAGTACCTATTGATTGTTCCAATTAAGGAGTTTCTCCTCAAATCATGGTTTCATTTTTAACAAACTTTGCCAAAACTAGGCATTGTCGTTATATAAAATGCGTTATATTTCAGTATAAATTTTAGAAGTCACAATACACTATATTTTACGACGGAGGGAGTAGTGAACTAGTGATAACAGAAAATCTACTTCATTTACGTTTATATATCAATAGATTCTTACTACTTATTCCCTTCTTTAATTTCAATATCCTACAGAGCAATGGAAGTCCTGGAGCGCATGCTTGACGGAAGCCATATGCCAGATTGTCTTCCCTCATCACTTCTAAAGTATATCACGCAAAATTTCTCTTATGAGAGAATGGTTGGTAGCGGTCGATGTGGGAAGGTCTACAAGGTAAACTTTAGTCTTGGTTTGATCTGTGCTTCAAATTTTCTTACTGCATGTCCAAACTCTATCTAAGTGCTGTTAAGCAATTAAACTGCAGGGGATCCTCGGCAACAGGATTATTGCTGTTAAGAGGCTTGAGAGCCACACAATCGAAGAAAGGATGATTTACCGGGAGGTTGAATTCATGATGTTGGTTAAACACCCAAATGTTTTACGGTTTCTAGGTTATTGTTTTGATACTGTAGGacgaattttgaaatttgaacgaAAACTAGTTATGGCAGAGCATCGGGAAAGATTGCTCTGTTTCGAATatgttaggccctgtttagttcatcctaaatccaaactttggcactatgcaaaaagaagattttccatcacatcaaacttgtggtacatgcattgagtattaaatgttgacgaaatcaaaaactaattgcacagtttggttgtactttgcgagacgaacgttttaagcctaattagtcaacgtttggacaattattaccaaatacaaacgaaatgctacagtagctacTGTAGCTACAGGCGCTACGGCGGCGCCGATTCTGGCATCAACTAAATGAGGGCTTAGTAATGGAAGCCTTGAGCAACACCTTACTGGTACGATGATACATTGGGTTCCTTTGTTTCTTGCTCTTATATTTCCCCTCATTTTCTTTTATGTCAGTTCTTAATTATATATAAGGGGCTGACTGTACAGATCAGAATGACCCAACCTTTTCTGGCTCtgctcgcttctcttataatccgtctttttcagcttgtttttttagtcagaatagtgtttttctctcacaacaaatcagccggaacagtgattcggcttgtttttttagcgaagcgaacggggctatGCCATATACACTTTCGAGTTACGTGCTTCCTTAGTCCTCCTACTATTTATTTGTTCTTTTGCTGTACAGATGAGCTACGAGGACATGAATGGCATATACGATATCGAATTATTTTGGGAATTTGCGAGGGTTTGAAGTATCTTCACCAGGGAAACCGTATTATTCACATGGATCTCAAACCTTCGAATATACTAATTGGCGATGACATGGTACCAAAGATTGCAGATTTTGGACTTTCAAGACTTGCTGACAAATCAGAAGGCATTGGGGCATGGTGAGCTGCGCACATTAGTAAGCTGTACTTTTGTGTTTTATGACATTTACTTTCTCTGATTTTTCCTTCTGCTATCATGCATGGATGTTTTCATGCAGAGGATATTATGCTCCGGAATATCTAGATCATGGCAAAATGTCAGCTAGGTCCAACATTTATAGTCTTGGTGTCATAATCATAAAGATAGTGACAGGAAGTAAGAAGAGGCCCAGTATAAACAATGTAAGTGATTTATCTTACCATTGCACAGAAAATACACCTTTTTTATAATTACGAAAAAAATCCATCTTGGGTCATCCGTTTCCATGCTTTAGAATTATGTCCAGCGCATCCAGTTCTTAATGGACCTTTCTTCTCAGAGGTTGTGTGAAACATGGGTAAAATGTGGAATTGAACAAGGAAAATTTCTGTTGGTAGCTTCCACAGCGGACTGAGAGTGTCCGCAGTGGGCGGACCGTAGCCGGTTCTATACAATAAATGCAACGATAGTACCGGCTTCTATACACTGTGAGCTCGAGTCGATGGAGAACTTGCTCCCATCTATCGAACCCGGCTCCTTGAAATAAAGAAATCATGCACTCTCTCTTGTCTCTCTTGCCATTGCTGCTCCTATAGATCCAGAGTGGGTACGATACATTGTGGCTTATTTACTAGATGGAGTCACATCATACTTTAGGAATAGGGCTGGTTCGATACACTACGGGTGCTCTGAGGAGCTACATGCTGCAATTTTCCATACACCCATGAATTCAAATACTACTGTTTGCGAAAACAGCAAGTGTACTGACTAAAAACCGTGAAACAAAGGGTATAAGATACTcgctccgtctcaaaataaatacacatctcacttttcgagaagtcaaattttttactagaaatatatataaaaaatagtatCTATATTTGTATTTTCAAATAAGAGTTTTTTACGAAAGTATATTCCACATTTAATCTAATGATAAttattatatatcataaatataagtatatttttgtatatatttgaCCGAACTTAGAAATGTTTGACTTCTCGAGAAGCGAGATATGcgtttattttgggacggatagTGTAGTTAATATGTCCTTCAAGTGCAGGTTTCAAGTTCATCTTTGAAAGTACTAGATGTGAAAACGTACAGAGCCCCAGTTACCTGTTTTTTTTTCACCCGAAAAATTGCAGTTTACGTTAAATAGGTCAGatgtgcatttgagcatttgcaCACTGTATGTATCCACATAATACTTGGGCTTCTATTTCGCCTTTGTCGTGTGAAAGGTGCTTAGAAGATGGAGGCACCGGTGGAATAAATCGGCGAGGTATACACCACTTTGGTACCACGAAGTCACTAAATGCCTCGAGTTGGCATTAAGGTGCACGGACAAGAATCCAATACAAAGGCCAAATATTATGGATATAACAAGTGAACTTCTCGCATCTGACTCGGTAAGCTTGCGTCCACCCATCGATCTCAAGAGGCTTTTAAGCCTTCTATTTGACAAGCCTGCAAAACTACCACATATGGAATATGTATCCCATGGTAATATAATCCGCTCTCCTCCGTTTCTGGCGCAGATAAATTCTTGCTCGGATGACATGCTTGGAATCGAGCCGCTGGAGCTTCATTTTCCCATTGAGCTTAACAGACAACAATCACGCTCAATTCAGTTGACCAACGATACAGATCATTACATTGCGTTCATGATCGGAACAACAGGCTTATTAGCATACAGAACGCAACCAGACAAAGAAGTTGTTCCACCAAGATCCATGCATAGTGTCACCATAACGTTGCAGGCGCAGGAGAAGAAACCTGGAACTGTAATTACACACCGGAAGAAGGATAAGTTCACTGTTCTGAGTACTACAGTGGACGAGGGCGTCACAGCCGCAGATATAAGCGAAGACATGTTCGATGAAGAGGAGGATAAAGTCGTTGATAAGGTGAGTGTGACGGCCATTTTGGGCACGCAGTAATTACCGGAAGAACCCCCAAAATTTGCGTGCAAAGGCATCTTGCGAGCACATTTATTATCAGATTGGAGATTTGCTTATAGTTTCCTCTACTTTGCGTCGCAAGGGGCCTACATACAATTTATACTGTATCTAATGGGTATGCAGAGCGTGCTTGCAGGTTTAGCTTGTGCTTCTTGTTTCATGTCCAAGTATGTTTGTTTGTTTTCTTTTCATCCCCGAACATTTATCACCATAAATAAAATGGATATTGTAAGGCAACAGCTAGACGAAGTATTATTAAGGAGAACAGTTTCGACATTTTATATATCCGGCCCATTAATCATATCTTAAGTCCATTGGAAGGAGGAACGTTTATAATTTATCTGACCACATCAGAGCTTGTTTTGACTGTGCTTGTATCCAACTTAACCCACGTGTTAGTAAATTTTTAATCAAAATTCACTTGACACACGTGGATTAGGGTGGCTAGAAGAGCAGCTAAGTAAAGCCTCAATTGATTCCTCAACTTGCTTGATTCTTGCAATGTTtaaggagtatatatatatgatcgtggattatttattgctggctggtttggtgtgatagaaaaatactgttctgactgaaaatttacgatcgtttacgactaaGCGAACGGGCTTTCTCTAGCCATTTTTTTTGCGTCCAGTGAATGTGATGACCCGTTCTGGCTTTTTCAGGGATGCAGTGTAGTCACTTCCTAATAAAGGCAACTCATGACACAAGCGGTGTTATTACCTTTTCTTTAAATATATAGAGTGTGTTTGGTTAGGTGGTTTAAGGGTAGCTAGGTTTACGCAATACAACTTCTTCGTGTTTGAATGGCTCCAAGCTCCACGAAGATATAAAGTGGGGAAGAGGCTTGGCTACACACCCCATCGGTGTCGTCTCACCACCGAGCGGAGTCTGCTGCACCTTCTTCTCTGCGACCTCCACCGGCAGGCACGCGAGCAGGCACGTGACCTCCATCGGCAAGCACGCGACCTCCACCGGCAACCACTGGATCCCCCTCCGCGACCTCCACCAGCAAGCACGCATGCGAGCATGCAGGAGCCTCTGCCGGCAAGCACGAGCACGCTGGCCTTCACGAGCACGCAGGAGCACGCGACCGCCGCCGGCAAGCACGAGCACGCCGGCAAGCACTAGCAGCAGACGAGCAACGGCGGCAAGCCGGCAAGCACAAGCACGCCGGCCTTCACGCGAACGCTGGCAAGCACGAGCACGAGCACACCGGCAAGCACGAGCACTAGCAAGCCGGCAAGCACGACTTCCACCGGCCTTCTTCTCTAGCTCGCCGGAGCCCAAATTGAGTCTCCTGGCGTCCGAATCGAGCTTCCCCGAATCGACTTTCCCCACCGCCGAATCGAACTTCTCGCCTACCAATCGAGCTTCCCCGCCTCCAAATCGAGCTCTTCTCCACCACTCGCGCAGGCCGCCAGGTGCCTTCCATGGCGGACAGTGGGGACAGTGGGGGTGCTCGCATGTGGTTTGGCTCGAGCTCCCCTAT
Proteins encoded in this region:
- the LOC136505948 gene encoding vesicle-associated protein 3-1-like — translated: MSARSNIYSLGVIIIKIVTGSKKRPSINNVLRRWRHRWNKSARYTPLWYHEVTKCLELALRCTDKNPIQRPNIMDITSELLASDSINSCSDDMLGIEPLELHFPIELNRQQSRSIQLTNDTDHYIAFMIGTTGLLAYRTQPDKEVVPPRSMHSVTITLQAQEKKPGTVITHRKKDKFTVLSTTVDEGVTAADISEDMFDEEEDKVVDKVSVTAILGTQ